A genomic region of Desulfosarcina ovata subsp. ovata contains the following coding sequences:
- the selB gene encoding selenocysteine-specific translation elongation factor: protein MKQIILGTAGHIDHGKTSLIKAVTGTNTDRLKEEQKRGITIELGFASLDLPSGRHLGIVDVPGHEKFVKNMVAGATGIDIVTMVIAADEGVMPQTREHMEICTLLGIKYGLVVLTKIDMVDEEWLELVTEDIRDFTRGTFLEEAPIVPVSSMSGQGIPRFIEKLDTLSENVPERASSGLFRLPVDRVFSMKGFGTVITGTLISGKINVGETIMIYPSKITSKVRGLQVHNQGREMAEAGMRTAINFQGLEKAAINRGEIIARENTLTPSYMVDLELLYLSSNRKPMKNRTQVRFHTGTSETMGNLILLDREDLLPGDTCPAQIRLDEPVSLIRDDRFVIRSYSPVRTIGGGKVLNPIPAKHKRFQQEIIDGLMDLVESDAKAIIDYQARMAGPAGVTFADLLLMTNQPEKALTTTTANLLNSQTIVLVDKDNRTYVHLAVFDQLKTLSHDVLEQYHQRNPLKPGISKEELKSKFPRKANAKLFTQVLNRMIKDQQLVLEDDTVRLAAHTVSLQVDQEVVKQQIADIYRKSGLTPPYFREITADLEMDAKSARGVLELLIGEGVLIKVKEDLYYDSRVIEKLKKKLVAHILEKGEISTPEFKDMTGASRKYVIPLIEHFDATNVTIRVGDIRKLRKRQ from the coding sequence GTGAAACAGATTATTCTCGGCACTGCCGGGCACATTGACCATGGCAAGACCAGTCTGATCAAAGCCGTTACCGGAACCAATACCGACCGGCTCAAGGAGGAACAAAAACGCGGTATCACCATCGAACTGGGTTTTGCCTCTCTGGACCTGCCCAGTGGCCGCCACCTGGGGATCGTGGATGTTCCCGGTCATGAAAAATTTGTCAAAAACATGGTCGCCGGTGCAACGGGCATCGATATTGTCACCATGGTCATTGCCGCCGATGAGGGGGTCATGCCCCAGACCCGGGAGCACATGGAAATCTGCACCCTTCTGGGCATCAAGTACGGCCTGGTGGTGCTGACCAAGATTGATATGGTGGATGAAGAGTGGTTGGAACTGGTCACCGAAGATATCCGCGACTTCACCCGGGGAACGTTTCTGGAGGAAGCGCCCATCGTGCCGGTTTCGTCCATGAGCGGACAGGGCATCCCCCGGTTCATCGAAAAGCTGGACACCCTGAGCGAAAACGTACCCGAACGCGCCTCCAGCGGGCTGTTCCGGTTGCCGGTCGACCGGGTCTTCAGCATGAAGGGGTTCGGCACCGTCATAACCGGCACCCTGATTTCGGGGAAGATCAATGTCGGCGAAACCATCATGATCTACCCGAGCAAAATAACCTCCAAAGTTCGCGGCCTTCAGGTGCATAACCAGGGCCGCGAGATGGCCGAGGCCGGAATGCGCACGGCCATCAATTTCCAGGGGCTGGAAAAGGCGGCCATCAACCGCGGGGAAATTATCGCCAGGGAAAACACCCTGACGCCCAGCTACATGGTCGACCTCGAACTGCTCTATCTTTCCAGCAACAGAAAGCCCATGAAAAACCGGACCCAGGTGCGTTTTCACACCGGCACCAGTGAAACCATGGGCAACCTGATTTTGCTGGACCGCGAGGATCTGCTACCCGGGGACACCTGCCCGGCCCAGATCCGGTTGGACGAGCCGGTCAGCCTGATCCGCGACGACCGTTTCGTCATCCGCAGCTATTCACCGGTGCGCACCATCGGCGGCGGCAAGGTGCTCAACCCCATACCAGCCAAGCACAAGCGCTTTCAACAGGAGATCATCGACGGGCTGATGGACCTGGTGGAGTCCGACGCCAAAGCAATCATCGATTATCAGGCCCGCATGGCCGGTCCTGCCGGCGTAACCTTTGCCGATCTGCTGCTGATGACCAACCAGCCCGAAAAAGCCCTGACCACCACCACCGCCAATCTGCTCAACAGCCAGACCATTGTTCTGGTGGACAAGGACAACCGCACCTATGTCCATCTGGCCGTTTTTGATCAGCTCAAGACATTGAGCCATGATGTATTGGAGCAGTACCATCAGCGCAATCCACTAAAGCCCGGCATTTCCAAAGAGGAGCTGAAATCCAAATTTCCCCGGAAAGCCAATGCGAAGCTCTTTACCCAAGTTCTCAACCGCATGATCAAGGACCAGCAACTGGTCCTTGAGGACGACACGGTCCGGCTGGCCGCGCACACGGTCTCGCTGCAGGTCGACCAGGAGGTCGTGAAACAGCAGATCGCCGACATTTACCGGAAAAGCGGCCTGACGCCGCCCTATTTTCGCGAAATTACCGCCGACCTTGAGATGGATGCAAAATCCGCCCGCGGCGTCCTGGAACTGCTGATCGGTGAAGGGGTACTGATCAAGGTCAAGGAAGACCTTTATTATGACAGCCGGGTCATTGAAAAACTAAAGAAGAAACTGGTGGCCCATATCCTGGAAAAGGGGGAGATCTCGACGCCCGAGTTCAAGGATATGACTGGAGCTTCACGTAAATATGTGATACCGTTGATCGAACACTTCGACGCGACCAATGTTACCATCCGCGTGGGAGATATCCGGAAACTCAGAAAACGCCAATAA
- a CDS encoding DUF2333 family protein: MGNNGDRAKGFEFKKFATPRIIAGVAIAIIVLWALVVIFSSPVPTAPPDSAGTSHDTPLKTTSSAETSHVSSPQADDHAATDTTHAGTETEADGATASSHQAAAGHVTASAVPSTDSHGSTSTAKAADTHATVSKDMVTHSQPATTAHKTTSQTAAKPSPVSHSALPATAIMAPIHKPKPKGVAFVEAAIKPLYQELEERWWGWRPNDIINVTDNINNFQMGVLEVTRRTTVALAERISRTGTTDAFDENLEQAMNWFMVKATSYWFPSAESKYKEGLEELETYLQKLEKGKATFYIRTDNLIPLLSSFEDLLGSCDENLVKQANEDGSPVSFFAVDDYFFYTQGVASSMATVLEAVHHDFLLTLESRNATELLHHAILSCQRAAAIQPWIILDRDLSSILANHRANMAAPISHARFYLGQLIKTLST; encoded by the coding sequence ATGGGAAACAACGGGGACCGCGCCAAAGGTTTCGAATTCAAGAAGTTTGCCACACCGCGCATTATCGCCGGCGTCGCCATCGCCATTATCGTTCTGTGGGCCTTGGTTGTCATCTTCAGCTCACCGGTCCCAACCGCCCCCCCGGACAGCGCCGGAACGTCCCATGACACCCCCCTGAAAACAACATCGTCTGCTGAAACCAGCCATGTATCCTCGCCCCAGGCCGACGACCATGCGGCAACCGACACGACCCACGCCGGTACGGAAACCGAAGCAGATGGAGCTACGGCAAGTTCGCATCAGGCAGCCGCCGGTCATGTCACTGCATCTGCCGTTCCATCCACTGACAGTCATGGATCCACCAGCACAGCCAAGGCCGCCGACACCCACGCCACCGTTTCCAAGGATATGGTGACGCATTCGCAGCCGGCCACGACAGCACATAAAACCACCAGCCAAACGGCCGCCAAGCCGAGCCCCGTCAGCCACAGTGCGCTGCCGGCCACGGCCATTATGGCACCGATCCACAAACCGAAACCCAAGGGGGTCGCCTTTGTGGAAGCAGCCATCAAACCGCTCTATCAGGAGCTTGAGGAACGCTGGTGGGGGTGGCGACCCAACGACATTATCAACGTCACCGATAACATCAACAACTTTCAAATGGGCGTGCTGGAAGTGACCCGGCGGACCACCGTTGCCTTGGCCGAACGCATCTCCCGAACCGGAACCACCGACGCCTTTGACGAAAATCTCGAACAGGCCATGAACTGGTTCATGGTCAAAGCCACCAGCTACTGGTTCCCCTCAGCCGAATCCAAATACAAGGAGGGGCTGGAGGAATTGGAAACCTATCTTCAGAAGCTGGAAAAAGGTAAGGCCACCTTTTATATTCGTACCGACAACCTGATTCCGCTGCTCTCCTCCTTCGAGGACCTGCTCGGCAGCTGCGATGAGAATTTGGTCAAACAGGCCAATGAAGACGGCTCGCCGGTCAGTTTTTTCGCCGTGGACGACTATTTCTTTTATACCCAGGGGGTGGCCAGCTCCATGGCCACGGTTTTGGAAGCCGTTCACCATGATTTTCTGCTGACCCTGGAATCACGCAATGCCACTGAACTGCTGCACCATGCCATCCTCTCCTGTCAACGGGCTGCGGCAATCCAACCGTGGATCATCCTGGACCGCGACCTGAGCAGCATATTGGCCAATCACCGGGCCAATATGGCCGCTCCCATCAGCCATGCCCGGTTTTACCTGGGGCAATTGATCAAGACCTTGTCCACCTGA
- a CDS encoding acetate--CoA ligase family protein has product MLSPVIQTILSASADRGWVLEPDAKRIMREVGLDVPDFRYATQLEAAAKSAAELGYPLVAKVVSPAVLHKSEVGGVAVGIDSDAALKDVFARFSRIEGFAGIHLEKMARGLELIVGAKVDAQFGPVILLGLGGTGVEIYQDVAIRMAPLSAPDVGAMVDSLTGGKLLKGYRGADPVNMEKLTHTLLLFSALVMGIEDRIASIDLNPVLCAKEACVIADARIILR; this is encoded by the coding sequence ATGCTTTCGCCTGTAATACAGACCATTTTATCGGCGTCCGCCGATCGGGGGTGGGTGCTGGAACCGGATGCCAAACGGATCATGCGTGAGGTCGGGCTGGATGTACCGGACTTCCGTTACGCGACGCAATTGGAAGCGGCTGCGAAAAGCGCCGCCGAGCTCGGTTATCCCCTGGTGGCCAAGGTGGTGTCACCGGCGGTACTGCATAAATCCGAGGTCGGTGGGGTGGCCGTGGGCATTGACTCCGACGCGGCTCTAAAGGATGTGTTTGCGCGCTTCAGCCGGATTGAGGGATTTGCCGGCATCCATTTGGAGAAGATGGCCAGGGGGCTGGAGCTGATTGTGGGGGCTAAGGTGGATGCCCAGTTCGGCCCGGTGATCCTGTTGGGGCTGGGCGGTACCGGGGTGGAGATTTACCAGGATGTGGCCATCCGCATGGCCCCGCTCTCCGCGCCGGATGTCGGCGCCATGGTGGATTCACTGACGGGAGGAAAACTCCTTAAAGGATACCGTGGTGCCGACCCGGTGAATATGGAGAAATTGACCCACACGCTGTTGTTGTTTTCCGCCTTGGTGATGGGAATCGAGGACCGGATCGCCTCCATCGACCTCAACCCGGTGCTCTGCGCGAAAGAGGCCTGCGTGATCGCCGATGCGCGGATTATTTTGCGGTAA
- a CDS encoding CoA-binding protein: MNLDRLLKPERVAVVGVSITNDNHPANVIFKKLQFRYPVDVYAVNNRGGEIHGVPVYNSLAAVPDSIDLVVVAVRAKYTLDVVNACIDLDVGGAIIVSGGFAETGNADLQNQVAEVAKAADFPIIGPNCLGLFSPGKVDTFILPSERMEIPKPGGVAIISQSGAFLVDLLVKFSKHGIGVSQAISIGNKAVLREIDLLNYLKDDPETKVITLYIEGFAENEGRAFVEAATCIGKPVVVNKSGKSAAGSRAVSSHTASIAGDYKVFSEVFAQHGIIEAQNEYEILSYCKVLNSYPRNIERNVGIITISGGHGAAATDMCAARGFGLPEIPEAVRKRIYQRLSPSVRDIAAINNPVDLTASAIDEDFVAVYDEMTNLPEFDAFLMLVLPYSTGVSIDIGAKVSNPSKKRVRPLVAYIPHMAKYQAFIEGFELNGVPVSDSIDGAVMMLEGMRRYQQCFRL, encoded by the coding sequence ATGAATCTTGACCGGTTACTAAAACCCGAACGCGTGGCCGTTGTCGGGGTTTCCATCACCAATGACAATCACCCGGCCAACGTCATCTTCAAGAAATTGCAGTTTCGTTATCCGGTGGATGTCTATGCCGTTAACAACCGTGGCGGAGAAATACACGGGGTGCCGGTATACAACAGCCTGGCTGCCGTTCCCGATTCCATTGACTTAGTGGTTGTCGCCGTACGGGCAAAGTACACCTTGGATGTTGTCAACGCCTGCATCGACCTTGACGTCGGGGGGGCCATTATCGTGTCCGGCGGATTTGCGGAAACCGGGAATGCGGATCTTCAGAATCAGGTGGCTGAGGTGGCCAAAGCGGCGGATTTCCCCATTATCGGGCCAAACTGCCTGGGCCTGTTTTCTCCCGGTAAAGTCGATACCTTCATTCTGCCCAGTGAGCGAATGGAAATTCCCAAACCGGGCGGGGTGGCCATCATCAGCCAGAGCGGTGCCTTCCTGGTCGACCTGCTGGTGAAGTTTTCAAAACATGGCATCGGCGTCAGCCAGGCCATCAGTATCGGCAATAAGGCCGTATTGAGAGAGATCGACCTGCTCAACTATCTCAAGGATGACCCCGAGACAAAGGTGATCACTCTTTATATCGAGGGGTTCGCAGAAAACGAAGGCCGCGCCTTTGTCGAGGCGGCAACCTGTATCGGAAAACCGGTGGTGGTGAACAAATCGGGGAAGAGTGCAGCAGGCAGCCGGGCAGTGAGCAGCCACACTGCGTCCATTGCCGGCGATTACAAGGTGTTTTCCGAAGTGTTCGCCCAACATGGAATTATCGAAGCGCAAAACGAATACGAGATCCTCTCCTATTGCAAAGTACTGAACAGTTACCCCCGCAACATTGAGCGTAACGTCGGCATCATCACCATCAGCGGTGGCCATGGCGCTGCCGCCACCGATATGTGTGCCGCCAGGGGGTTCGGTCTGCCGGAGATTCCCGAAGCGGTCCGCAAACGGATCTACCAGCGCCTTTCGCCCTCCGTGCGGGACATCGCGGCGATCAACAACCCGGTTGACCTGACGGCCAGCGCCATTGACGAGGATTTTGTCGCCGTTTACGATGAGATGACCAATCTTCCCGAGTTCGATGCGTTTCTCATGCTGGTGCTGCCCTATTCCACCGGGGTTTCCATCGATATCGGTGCCAAGGTGAGTAACCCGTCTAAAAAACGCGTTCGTCCGCTGGTCGCCTACATCCCGCATATGGCCAAATACCAGGCCTTTATCGAGGGATTTGAATTGAACGGCGTCCCGGTCTCCGATTCGATCGATGGCGCGGTGATGATGCTTGAGGGAATGAGGAGATATCAGCAATGCTTTCGCCTGTAA
- a CDS encoding FadR/GntR family transcriptional regulator: MGFFIPIKTSRASEDVFSQLKGAILSGKFQSGSKLPSERELTAEFQVSRGVIREAIRMLELSGFLAIRQGHGGGAYVTDLTLSHVGNAFLDLFQTNTLSMAEVSQVRLFIEPEVARLAALSFNPSHLKRIEEAEAGEYIEFKSLTDRIARLTAVHKVLADICGNLFFEAIVRSILKITAEVVMNAVPDPDSLHGPGDHRAVIDAVKAGDAPRAAAEMALHLRGFSTTIVELEKVYRRKIARE; this comes from the coding sequence ATGGGTTTTTTTATCCCGATCAAAACCTCCAGAGCTTCTGAAGACGTGTTTTCTCAGCTGAAGGGCGCCATCCTTTCAGGAAAGTTCCAATCCGGCAGCAAATTGCCGTCCGAACGTGAACTGACAGCCGAATTCCAGGTCAGCCGGGGGGTGATCCGCGAAGCCATCCGGATGCTCGAACTGAGCGGGTTTCTTGCCATCCGGCAGGGGCATGGGGGCGGCGCTTATGTCACCGACCTGACGCTCAGTCATGTGGGCAATGCGTTCCTGGATCTTTTCCAGACCAACACGCTCTCCATGGCTGAGGTTTCCCAGGTGCGGCTTTTTATCGAACCTGAGGTGGCCAGGCTGGCTGCCCTCAGTTTCAACCCGTCCCATCTCAAACGGATTGAGGAGGCCGAAGCGGGTGAGTATATTGAATTCAAATCGCTGACCGATCGGATCGCCCGGCTTACCGCCGTGCATAAAGTGCTGGCCGATATTTGTGGCAACCTGTTTTTCGAGGCCATTGTCCGATCAATACTCAAGATTACTGCGGAAGTGGTCATGAACGCGGTTCCGGACCCTGATTCGTTGCACGGTCCCGGGGATCACCGGGCAGTCATCGATGCCGTCAAGGCCGGGGACGCGCCGCGCGCAGCCGCAGAAATGGCCCTCCACCTGAGGGGGTTCTCAACCACAATTGTCGAACTCGAAAAAGTATACCGCCGGAAGATCGCGAGGGAGTAG
- a CDS encoding TRAP transporter substrate-binding protein: MKYKLMIVLTAFAFFIGTAAVHAGPVEFKFAHFINPIEPGPESGQWIEKEVNEKIGDKVNAKFFHSGQMGSAIEIIKKVRMGVLQGAYLTGNYAPELNDKFGIGTLAYCMDSYEKWEALLADDALRTELFTCLKNKGLLVLDLCYFGRYGIASTKPFKTLEELRPLKMRTTQARYPLAFWNALGMNPLPMAWADVFPGLKQGVVDGTDQTVNVMRMRLTDVCQYYTHTRHMVGLFFFLVNDKWWNKLDEDTRNGLGTIISANLAKAREQSKQLTIEGDKVLKEKGIVVTELAPEEMAKFKEKEMVVWKQFEGDIGKAWLNKIKALTASIE; encoded by the coding sequence ATGAAGTACAAATTGATGATTGTTTTGACCGCCTTTGCCTTTTTCATCGGAACCGCAGCAGTTCACGCAGGCCCTGTGGAATTCAAGTTCGCCCACTTCATCAATCCCATCGAACCCGGACCTGAGTCGGGACAGTGGATTGAAAAAGAAGTCAACGAGAAGATCGGCGACAAGGTCAATGCCAAATTTTTCCACTCCGGGCAAATGGGCAGCGCCATCGAGATCATCAAGAAAGTTCGTATGGGCGTTCTGCAGGGAGCCTACCTGACCGGCAACTACGCCCCCGAACTCAATGACAAGTTCGGTATCGGCACCCTGGCCTACTGCATGGATTCCTATGAAAAATGGGAGGCCCTGCTGGCCGATGACGCCCTGCGCACCGAGTTGTTCACCTGCCTGAAAAACAAAGGCCTGCTGGTTCTGGATCTTTGCTATTTCGGACGCTACGGCATTGCCAGTACCAAACCGTTTAAGACCCTCGAAGAACTCAGACCACTGAAGATGCGCACCACCCAGGCGCGCTACCCCCTGGCCTTCTGGAACGCCCTAGGCATGAATCCCCTGCCCATGGCCTGGGCAGATGTTTTCCCGGGACTGAAACAAGGCGTTGTGGATGGAACGGATCAGACCGTCAACGTCATGCGTATGCGCCTGACCGATGTCTGCCAATACTATACCCACACCCGTCACATGGTGGGGCTCTTCTTCTTCCTGGTGAATGACAAGTGGTGGAACAAACTCGATGAAGACACTCGCAATGGCTTGGGCACGATTATCTCCGCCAACCTGGCCAAGGCCCGTGAGCAAAGCAAACAGCTGACCATCGAAGGCGACAAGGTACTCAAGGAAAAAGGCATCGTCGTGACCGAGCTGGCTCCGGAGGAGATGGCCAAGTTTAAAGAGAAGGAGATGGTCGTCTGGAAACAGTTCGAGGGTGATATCGGCAAAGCTTGGCTGAACAAAATCAAGGCTCTTACCGCATCCATAGAATAA
- a CDS encoding long-chain-fatty-acid--CoA ligase, with translation MAMKDVLRLSAARVPNKTALILDEKSLTYAQLNQRVNQLASAMLKMDLKHGDRVAVLVHNCIEYFEIYMALCKIGGVMVPINNLLKMNELQRDLSYIAPRFIFFAEEFSSKVDKLKEEIDSLEKSICIGDASLPDHHRYEALFEGQSDTEPDVAVNDDDLMSIFLTSGTTGNPKGAMRTHRHNYLNALSGSIEMSLQPDDRVLLLFPFYHVTLEDRLCHFLRGNTIVLRREGNFDPQDVLSLLSRHRITICQFVPTMINTLLQGDHIEQYDLSALRLALYAASPMPVNLLKQALKRMDCGFMQFFGQTETGPMTTVLRPADHLDNSEIGMQRLASCGRPAALFEARLVDDYDQEIPVGQVGELVVRGEPMTVGYWQLPEETDKLIKGGWLHTGDYARLDEEGFIYIVDRKNDMIISGGKNIYPREVEEVLYGHPAVLEATVIGVPDDHWGEAVKAVVALKPDVAATAEELIAYCKENMASYKKPKTIEFMNDLPKSPTGKILKRVLRDEFWKDRDRMV, from the coding sequence ATGGCCATGAAGGATGTGTTACGATTATCTGCTGCGAGAGTTCCAAACAAAACCGCGTTGATCCTCGATGAAAAGTCCCTTACCTACGCGCAATTAAATCAGCGGGTTAATCAGTTGGCGAGCGCCATGCTCAAAATGGACCTCAAACACGGCGATCGCGTTGCCGTTCTGGTTCACAATTGTATTGAATATTTTGAAATTTATATGGCGTTGTGCAAAATTGGTGGGGTTATGGTGCCGATCAACAATTTGCTGAAAATGAATGAATTGCAGCGCGATTTATCATACATTGCTCCGCGTTTTATTTTTTTTGCCGAAGAATTCAGTAGTAAAGTGGACAAACTAAAGGAAGAGATCGATTCGCTGGAAAAATCGATTTGCATTGGTGATGCGTCCCTACCCGATCACCATCGCTATGAAGCTCTTTTCGAGGGTCAAAGTGACACTGAACCGGATGTTGCCGTCAATGACGATGACCTGATGAGCATCTTTCTGACTTCCGGTACCACCGGCAATCCCAAAGGTGCCATGCGGACCCATCGCCACAACTACCTCAACGCACTTTCCGGTTCCATTGAGATGAGCCTGCAGCCGGATGACCGGGTTCTGCTTCTCTTTCCATTCTACCATGTAACGCTGGAAGACCGCTTGTGTCATTTTCTCAGGGGCAATACCATCGTCCTGCGCCGCGAGGGCAATTTCGATCCTCAGGATGTGCTCTCTCTTCTATCGCGGCACCGCATCACGATCTGCCAGTTTGTTCCCACGATGATCAACACCCTGCTTCAGGGCGATCATATTGAGCAGTACGATTTAAGCGCCCTGCGTCTGGCGCTTTATGCTGCGTCTCCAATGCCGGTCAACCTTCTCAAACAGGCCCTGAAACGGATGGATTGCGGTTTCATGCAATTTTTCGGACAAACCGAAACCGGTCCCATGACAACGGTTCTGCGGCCAGCGGATCATCTTGATAACAGTGAAATCGGAATGCAGCGCCTGGCCTCGTGCGGACGTCCGGCGGCTCTTTTTGAAGCCCGGCTGGTCGACGATTACGACCAGGAGATCCCTGTCGGTCAAGTCGGAGAATTGGTCGTTCGCGGAGAACCGATGACCGTCGGGTATTGGCAGCTACCGGAAGAAACGGATAAATTGATAAAAGGCGGATGGCTGCACACGGGTGACTATGCCCGCCTGGATGAGGAAGGGTTTATCTATATCGTCGACCGGAAAAATGATATGATCATCAGCGGAGGGAAAAATATCTATCCCCGCGAAGTCGAGGAAGTTCTTTACGGCCACCCGGCGGTGCTGGAGGCAACGGTTATCGGCGTTCCGGATGACCACTGGGGAGAAGCCGTTAAAGCTGTTGTCGCGTTGAAACCGGATGTCGCGGCCACTGCGGAAGAACTGATTGCCTACTGTAAGGAAAATATGGCAAGCTATAAAAAGCCAAAAACAATCGAGTTCATGAACGATCTCCCCAAAAGCCCAACCGGTAAAATACTCAAACGCGTATTACGCGATGAGTTTTGGAAAGACCGTGATCGCATGGTTTGA
- a CDS encoding TRAP transporter small permease: MKAVIAVIDRLERWGILVSFAICLVALTISIATRYIFQRPLTWPDELTTYLFMLMTFLGASASIKNDLELKVDAIYMAFPSLRFLLDLFLNLVRMAAGGTFVYAGVQFMQIEIEMETVTPILQIPTSIIAGMLPFFGILLVIRSLECLRQLIFERGKKGR, from the coding sequence ATGAAGGCCGTTATTGCCGTTATCGATCGCCTGGAACGCTGGGGCATCCTGGTCAGTTTCGCCATCTGCCTGGTGGCCCTGACCATCAGCATCGCCACCCGCTATATCTTCCAGCGCCCGCTCACCTGGCCCGACGAGTTGACCACCTACCTGTTCATGCTGATGACGTTCCTGGGGGCCAGCGCCTCCATCAAAAACGATCTGGAACTCAAAGTCGATGCCATCTACATGGCGTTTCCCAGCCTGCGCTTCCTTTTGGACCTGTTCCTCAACCTGGTGCGCATGGCGGCGGGGGGCACCTTTGTCTACGCGGGCGTCCAGTTCATGCAGATCGAAATCGAAATGGAAACCGTGACCCCCATCCTGCAGATCCCGACCAGCATTATCGCCGGCATGCTTCCCTTTTTCGGGATTCTGCTGGTCATCCGTTCCCTTGAGTGTCTGCGCCAGTTGATTTTCGAACGCGGAAAGAAAGGACGTTAG
- a CDS encoding TRAP transporter large permease encodes MESIIMLAILFGLLLLRIPIYICLYFTGVLGLWIFTSMDFMFVAQTVLKKIDNFSLICIPFFIFMGSVMVRGQSATRLVQFAWKFVSWLPGGLGITSVISSGVFGAISGSAISTVVTIGGVIFPHMDKYKYPKAFSVGLVTAASILGIIIPPSIIMIICALTAGESVVRLFAAGYLPGALIMLMLSLYAWWESHRKGLGREALERFDFKGLLDAGKKAFFAILIIFVLFGGIYSGAFTVTEASVVACVLVLIVEMAIYRAIKLSDLKELLISTGVVSGALVITVSGAGVISEYIILQQIPQKLLELAMAHIPNPSLFLIFTCIVLLIVGTFMDQIGAIMILVPIMMPIARHMGIDPIHYCLLFSVGLGIGYITPPLGLLLYTAQAVTRVSFVQITRAITPALLIYIVALFVLAFVPWLTTFVPDLILGPR; translated from the coding sequence ATGGAATCGATCATTATGCTCGCCATCCTGTTCGGATTGCTCCTTTTGCGCATTCCCATCTACATCTGTCTTTACTTCACCGGCGTCCTGGGGCTGTGGATTTTCACTAGCATGGATTTCATGTTCGTGGCCCAGACCGTGCTGAAGAAAATCGACAACTTCTCGCTGATCTGCATTCCCTTTTTCATCTTCATGGGTTCGGTCATGGTCCGCGGCCAGTCGGCCACCCGCCTGGTGCAGTTTGCCTGGAAGTTCGTTTCCTGGCTGCCCGGGGGGCTGGGCATCACCTCGGTCATCTCCTCGGGCGTCTTCGGCGCCATCAGCGGATCGGCCATCTCCACTGTAGTCACCATCGGCGGCGTCATCTTCCCCCACATGGACAAGTACAAGTATCCCAAGGCCTTTTCCGTGGGCCTGGTCACCGCCGCCTCCATTCTGGGCATCATCATCCCGCCCAGTATCATCATGATCATCTGTGCGCTCACCGCCGGTGAGTCCGTGGTGCGCCTCTTTGCCGCCGGCTACCTGCCCGGGGCGCTGATCATGCTGATGCTCTCCCTGTACGCCTGGTGGGAATCCCATCGCAAGGGCCTGGGCCGCGAGGCCCTGGAACGCTTCGATTTCAAGGGACTTCTCGACGCCGGCAAGAAGGCCTTCTTCGCCATTTTGATCATCTTCGTGCTCTTTGGCGGCATCTATTCCGGCGCCTTCACCGTCACCGAGGCATCGGTGGTGGCCTGCGTGCTGGTACTGATTGTCGAGATGGCCATTTACCGGGCGATCAAACTGTCCGATCTGAAGGAACTGCTTATCTCGACCGGCGTGGTCAGCGGGGCACTGGTGATCACCGTTTCCGGCGCGGGCGTCATTTCCGAGTACATCATCTTGCAGCAAATTCCCCAGAAACTGCTCGAACTGGCCATGGCCCACATCCCCAACCCATCGCTGTTTCTGATCTTTACCTGCATCGTGCTTTTGATCGTGGGCACATTCATGGACCAGATCGGCGCGATCATGATCCTGGTGCCGATCATGATGCCCATCGCCCGGCACATGGGCATCGATCCGATTCACTACTGCCTGTTGTTCAGCGTCGGGCTTGGTATCGGCTACATCACCCCGCCCCTGGGACTTTTGCTTTACACGGCTCAGGCGGTGACGCGGGTCAGCTTCGTGCAGATCACCCGGGCGATTACCCCGGCCCTGCTCATTTATATCGTGGCCCTTTTCGTATTGGCCTTTGTCCCCTGGCTGACCACGTTCGTCCCCGATCTGATTTTGGGACCCAGGTAA